In the Bacillales bacterium genome, ATCGAGGTCAGCGACATCGCTGAGGCGGGCGCACACGATTCCTTTCGAATTCGCCGATGAATGCGTCATGGAAAAAAGCGAATCCCATCCTGACGCCTTTTGACATACGATATGTAGAAGTCGAGTAAAAGAAAGGTTGGAAGGATGTGCCAGCGAGAAAACTTTGGGGGGTGGACTCTGCCGCCCGTGTGACAACTGAAAGTTATCGATGCGTGGTCAACGAGTACGGAAAACCCGTATACTGGGGCCGTTACTTGCAAACCGTGCCCGGTTTCGCCGACGGGTTGACGACCGAAGAAATTCGCCTAATCCATTCGAGGGGCGTAAAGATTCTGCCGATCTACAGTAATTTCCGCAGTGCCGTCGGCTACCGTACCGGAAGGGTGACCGCGCGTAACGCGATCTATCATGCCTCCCGGCTCGGCATTCCAAAGGACACCTTCTTGTTCGCCAATATCGAAAAAGGCTTTAACGTCAACGGCGATTGGATTCGCGGTTGGGTGGACGCGCTCTATACGAGCGGCTTTCGTCCGGGAATCTATAGCGCGCCGGATCGCGCAGCGTTTAACGAAGCCTACTGCAACGCGGTTGAAAACGATGAGAAAGTAGCAGAACAAACGGTGCTTTGGAGCCAAGAACCAACGCCGGGTACGACAGCGAAAAACGAGGCCCCGCCCTTCAGACCCGCCGTTCCAAGCTGTCGAGCAAACGTATGGATTTGGCAGTACGGTGAAAATGCCCCGAATTGTCCGATCGACACGAATCTGCTCGATCCAAGGGTCCTGAACCACTTGTTTTAAAAATGACCTCAAAGGACGCGGTCGCCGGCAAACAGCCGGTGATCGTTTTTCTTCGATTGAACGAAGTTCAAGACGAATGGCGCCTAACCTGACTCGGAACACGCTGTTCGATCGCCCCAGCCAGAAAGCCGCCCCGTAAAAAAAGCGCAGGTTCCGACCCGCGCGCTTAAAACCATTTCGAAACAAATGGTTCGTCTAAGTGAATGTCATCCTCGCGAATGGTTTCGACGGTGAAATGTGACAATAACTCTTCCAGTGCCAACGATTCAGGTTGTTCAAGCAAACCGGCCAGAAAGGCAAGAATACCCATCAACCGTTGGGCAGAAACGCCGTTTTCACGAAGACGGGAGACTGTGATCCATTCTCCGTGCCGTTTGGATAACCGCTGGCCGTCCGGGCCGTAGATCAAAGGCACGTGAGCAAACTTCGGAACCGGAAGCCGCAAAGCCCGATAAAGCAAAATTTGCCGCACCGTTGAATCGAGCAAATCCGCCCCTCGGAGCACGTGAGTGATGTCCATCTCAGCGTCATCAACGACGACGGCGAGCTGATAACTCATGATCCCGTCCGCTCTTTTTACGACAAAATCCCCGCCGCTGCCGGGACTGTACGTTTGCCGGCCCATGACGGCATCATCAAAGGCAACCGGCTCGTCCGGCACCGCAAACCGGTGCGACGGCCGTTTTCCCTTCGCCCGTGCCTCCCGCTCTTTAGCACTTAAACCACGACAAAGGCCGGGGTAAGCCGGCCCGAGAGAAGATAAACCATGAGGAGCGCTCGCAAGTGTGCGCAACTCTTTGCGGCTGCAAAAACACGGGTACAGCCTCCCGGCCTTTTCCAACCGAGCAAACGCCGCTTCATACAATTGTCCCCGTTTTCCTTGCTCATAGGGACCGTAACCTCCGCCGACATCCGGACCTTCATCCCAATCGAGACCGAGCCAGCGCAAATCTTCACAAATTCGCCGATAAAACGTTGGCCGGCACCGCGGTCGATCGAGATCTTCGATCCGGAGCACGAACGTTCCTCCGTTTTTCCTTACTTGCAGCCATGCCAGCATCGCCGTCAACGCGTTTCCGATATGTAAATCTCCCGACGGCGTCGGCGCGAACCTGCCTCTCATCATGCCGCTCAACCCCAGCCTTTCGTTCCGGCCTCCATTATATCGCCGTCCCGCCGCCCATTCAAGCTTATTTTACAAGTGCAGCGCACTGTTCCCAAACGCCGCTGCTCCTCGCTCTTTGCATCCGCATGCCTCGTTCCCGTCAGCTTTTCGCCGCTTCATTGCCTCTTCCTGCTGGCGTCTTGCCATCCAGTCGACGAATCTTACCTCTTTGTCGCTCAACGGACGATTCAACTTTACCTCAAATTCCTTTCGAAATTCATTAGGTTGTGAATTCTCCCTCATTCTGCCCCTCCCGCACAATGGCTCGTTTTTCTTCTAGAAGATTGTGAATTTCTTATCGCAAACCGGACATGCGCTCTTCCGAACCATCCGAGCAGGTATCTGCCGCACGCTTGCAGTTATTCGATTGACCTTATATCTACATCAATATAGAGAAAAGCGAACGGCGATCCATTCGCAAATGATCCGGTGACCCATTTGTCCGAAATGCTTCGGACCGATTGTAATGAAAACCCTAGCTGAACAGAAAAATGAATTTGAATGTTTAGACAACAATGGTTGCATCGAAGGTTTCATTCATACACTACGTGTTCATTATAACAAAATTTAGGAAGGTGAAGAAAGTGTCTTCCAAATAAATAGTTCAAAAGTAACGAAAAAACGAATCCCCCCGTCGAACGAAACGGAAGGATCCGGTACAAGTTAAGCACGCTCTTTTTTCAATCGCTTGCGGAAGCGAATGTTTGAAGGATTCAACCCATGCCCCAACGAACCGTACAAGCGC is a window encoding:
- the gluQRS gene encoding tRNA glutamyl-Q(34) synthetase GluQRS; this encodes MMRGRFAPTPSGDLHIGNALTAMLAWLQVRKNGGTFVLRIEDLDRPRCRPTFYRRICEDLRWLGLDWDEGPDVGGGYGPYEQGKRGQLYEAAFARLEKAGRLYPCFCSRKELRTLASAPHGLSSLGPAYPGLCRGLSAKEREARAKGKRPSHRFAVPDEPVAFDDAVMGRQTYSPGSGGDFVVKRADGIMSYQLAVVVDDAEMDITHVLRGADLLDSTVRQILLYRALRLPVPKFAHVPLIYGPDGQRLSKRHGEWITVSRLRENGVSAQRLMGILAFLAGLLEQPESLALEELLSHFTVETIREDDIHLDEPFVSKWF
- a CDS encoding glycoside hydrolase domain-containing protein produces the protein MPARKLWGVDSAARVTTESYRCVVNEYGKPVYWGRYLQTVPGFADGLTTEEIRLIHSRGVKILPIYSNFRSAVGYRTGRVTARNAIYHASRLGIPKDTFLFANIEKGFNVNGDWIRGWVDALYTSGFRPGIYSAPDRAAFNEAYCNAVENDEKVAEQTVLWSQEPTPGTTAKNEAPPFRPAVPSCRANVWIWQYGENAPNCPIDTNLLDPRVLNHLF